Proteins encoded together in one Mycobacterium simiae window:
- a CDS encoding VOC family protein, protein MARTVTPKGDGHTGLHNDQGALHGEHPGRSRDPIMRVADIAWLEFDKPDLVRAEAFARAFGFGIALREPHQLHLRGTNAGSACVMLRRGQRTRFAGLALRAADEVDLVRLADKTGARLQPLPESIGGAAVQLTDPSGMAVKVVAGLHELPGQPAQTPQVVNTGPEDTRINATVRPPRVPARVQRLGHVVLQSTTYLRTLNWYLDTFGMIVSDFLFFPRQRARGPAMSFIRCDRGTTPADHHTLALALGPANRYIHSAYEVSDLDALAAGGEYLRERGYHRSWGIGRHIQGSQLFDYWRDPDGFLVEHFTDGDMFDNTLEPGWAPFTASGLAQWGPPATKDFLDADPRAARHQMASMLTALRADNEFDFNRLIGLLKVAIL, encoded by the coding sequence GTGGCACGGACGGTGACGCCCAAGGGCGACGGGCACACGGGTCTGCACAACGATCAGGGCGCCTTGCACGGGGAGCATCCCGGTCGCTCGAGGGATCCGATCATGCGGGTTGCCGATATCGCCTGGCTGGAGTTCGATAAGCCCGACTTGGTTCGCGCGGAGGCCTTCGCCCGGGCTTTTGGATTCGGCATCGCCCTGCGTGAACCCCACCAGTTGCATCTGCGCGGCACCAACGCCGGTTCGGCGTGCGTCATGCTGCGTCGCGGGCAGCGCACCCGGTTCGCCGGACTCGCCTTGCGCGCGGCCGACGAGGTCGACCTGGTGCGGCTGGCCGACAAAACCGGTGCCCGGCTGCAGCCGCTTCCGGAGTCGATCGGGGGAGCGGCGGTGCAGCTGACCGATCCCAGCGGCATGGCGGTCAAGGTCGTCGCTGGTCTTCACGAGCTGCCGGGCCAACCCGCTCAGACCCCGCAGGTCGTCAACACCGGGCCCGAGGACACGCGGATCAACGCCACCGTGCGGCCGCCTCGCGTGCCCGCTCGCGTGCAACGCCTCGGTCACGTCGTGCTGCAGTCCACCACCTACCTGCGCACACTCAACTGGTATCTGGACACCTTCGGAATGATCGTCAGCGACTTCCTGTTCTTCCCCCGCCAGCGCGCCCGCGGGCCGGCAATGAGTTTCATCCGCTGCGACCGCGGCACCACCCCGGCCGATCACCACACCCTCGCCCTGGCGCTCGGTCCGGCCAACCGCTACATCCACTCCGCCTACGAAGTCAGCGATCTCGACGCGCTCGCCGCCGGCGGCGAGTACCTGCGCGAACGGGGCTACCACCGATCCTGGGGTATCGGTCGCCACATCCAGGGCAGCCAATTGTTCGACTATTGGCGCGACCCCGACGGCTTCCTCGTCGAACACTTCACCGACGGCGACATGTTCGACAACACCCTCGAACCCGGCTGGGCGCCCTTCACCGCATCGGGCCTGGCGCAGTGGGGGCCACCGGCGACCAAAGACTTCCTCGACGCCGACCCGCGCGCGGCTCGCCATCAGATGGCCTCGATGCTCACCGCCCTGCGCGCGGACAACGAATTCGACTTCAACCGTCTCATCGGATTATTGAAAGTAGCGATCTTGTGA
- a CDS encoding TetR/AcrR family transcriptional regulator: MDMSERDATESSSTPVNRLERRKMRTRNALVRAAKGFIAQGKLSVPILEITQAADVGMGSFYNHFSSKEQLFAAAVTDALDDLGALLDGFTGSISDPAEAFATNYRLSGRLFRYRPQEAALLLAHGDSLILSDRGLSPRARRDIAAAIDQGRFTIGDPELGLAIAGGIFIGLTTLLRERPERDTDATVDAVTERLLRTLGMTPKQASTLCRKPLPDISSLRESPVDWPTPVAPDDIGSH; this comes from the coding sequence ATGGACATGTCCGAGCGCGATGCCACCGAGTCGTCGAGCACGCCGGTCAACCGCCTGGAACGGCGCAAGATGCGCACCCGCAACGCCCTAGTGCGGGCCGCGAAAGGGTTTATCGCGCAAGGAAAACTCAGCGTTCCCATCCTGGAGATCACCCAGGCTGCTGATGTGGGTATGGGCTCCTTCTACAACCACTTCTCGAGCAAGGAGCAGCTGTTCGCCGCGGCCGTGACTGACGCCCTGGATGATCTCGGCGCCCTGCTCGACGGCTTCACCGGATCGATCTCGGATCCAGCCGAAGCATTTGCCACCAACTATCGCCTGAGCGGACGACTATTCCGGTACCGCCCGCAGGAGGCCGCGCTGCTGCTGGCACACGGAGACTCCTTGATCCTGTCCGACCGGGGATTATCTCCGCGGGCGCGACGCGACATCGCCGCGGCGATCGATCAAGGGCGGTTCACGATCGGAGATCCCGAACTAGGCTTGGCCATCGCCGGGGGCATCTTCATCGGCCTGACCACGCTGCTGCGGGAGCGTCCCGAACGTGACACCGACGCCACCGTCGACGCGGTGACCGAACGCCTCCTGCGGACCCTGGGCATGACCCCCAAACAGGCGAGTACGCTGTGCCGCAAGCCGCTGCCCGATATCTCGTCACTGCGCGAATCGCCCGTCGACTGGCCCACTCCCGTGGCGCCCGACGACATCGGTTCCCACTGA